A stretch of the Gossypium hirsutum isolate 1008001.06 chromosome D07, Gossypium_hirsutum_v2.1, whole genome shotgun sequence genome encodes the following:
- the LOC107954293 gene encoding phenylacetaldehyde reductase yields MSSGAGKTVCVTGASGYIASWLVKQLLLRGYTVKASVRDPNDPRKTRHLLGLEGAEGRLKLFKADLLEQGSFDSVVEGCVGVFHTASPFYHDVLDPQAELLDPAVKGTLNVLSSCAKTPSVKRVVLTSSIAAVAYNGKPQTPDVVVDENWFSDPDYCNGLKLWYVVSKTMAEDSAWKFSKEKGIDMVAINPAMVIGPLLQPILNTSAAAILNLIKGAETFPNATFGWVNVKDVATAHIQAFEIPSASGRYCLVERVVHYSEIVNILHQLYPSLQLPQKCAGDKPYVPTYQVSKEKAKSLGIEFIPLDVSLKETVESLKEKGFVHLSSLY; encoded by the exons ATGAGCAGCGGCGCAGGAAAAACCGTGTGTGTAACCGGAGCCTCTGGCTACATCGCGTCATGGCTTGTTAAGCAGCTTCTACTTCGTGGTTACACTGTCAAAGCCTCTGTTCGTGACCCAA ATGATCCAAGGAAGACACGACACTTGCTTGGACTTGAGGGTGCTGAGGGCAGGCTCAAGTTGTTCAAAGCAGACCTATTGGAACAAGGTTCCTTTGATTCTGTGGTTGAAGGTTGTGTAGGTGTTTTCCACACTGCATCTCCCTTCTATCACGATGTCCTTGACCCACAG GCAGAATTACTCGATCCCGCTGTGAAGGGAACACTGAATGTTTTGAGCTCATGCGCTAAGACCCCTTCCGTTAAACGAGTGGTATTGACATCTTCTATAGCTGCAGTCGCATATAACGGAAAACCTCAAACTCCCGATGTTGTGGTTGACGAGAATTGGTTTAGCGATCCTGATTACTGTAACGGCTTAAAG ctATGGTACGTAGTCTCAAAAACAATGGCCGAGGATTCTGCCTGGAAATTTTCAAAGGAGAAGGGCATTGATATGGTTGCCATAAACCCTGCAATGGTGATTGGCCCTCTTTTACAGCCAATACTTAACACCAGTGCTGCAGCAATTTTAAACTTGATTAAAG GAGCAGAAACTTTTCCCAATGCAACTTTTGGTTGGGTGAATGTTAAGGATGTTGCAACTGCACATATCCAGGCATTTGAGATTCCATCAGCTAGTGGTAGATATTGTTTAGTTGAGAGGGTTGTACATTACTCAGAAATTGTCAACATCTTACACCAACTCTATCCTTCTTTGCAACTTCCACAAAA aTGTGCAGGTGACAAGCCGTATGTGCCAACATATCAGGTGTCGAAGGAAAAAGCAAAAAGCTTGGGTATAGAATTCATTCCTTTGGATGTCAGCCTCAAGGAAACAGTTGAAAGCTTGAAGGAGAAGGGATTTGTCCATTTGTCCTCTCTTTATTAG
- the LOC107954292 gene encoding sulfite reductase [ferredoxin], chloroplastic, with amino-acid sequence MTTSFGSATSTVIPNDPKIRMQSFTGLKSLHSIALARNHRVFPLPFSTPSVIRAVSTPVKPETSTTEPKRSKVEIFKEQSNFIRYPLNEEILTDTPNINEAATQLIKFHGSYQQYNRDERGTRSYSFMLRTKNPGGKVPNQLYLTMDDLADQFGVGTLRLTTRQTFQLHGVLKKNLKTVMSTIIKNMGSTLGACGDLNRNVLAPAAPLKTKEYLFAQETADNIAALLTPQSGFYYDVWVDGERFMTSEPPEVVKARNDNSHKTNFPDSPEPIYGTQFLPRKFKIAVTVPTDNSVDILTNDIGVVVVSDDNGEPQGLNIYVGGGMGRTHRMEATFPRLGEPLGYVPKEDILYAIKAIVATQRDHGRRDDRRYSRMKYLISSWGIEKFKTVVEQYYGKKFEPFHELPEWEFKSYLGWHEQGDGALFCGLHVDNGRVGGKMKKTLREVIEKYNLNMRITPNQNIILCDIRSAWRRPITTVLAQAGLLHPKYVDPLNLTAMACPAFPLCPLAITEAERGIPDILKRVRSVFEKVGLKYNDSVVIRITGCPNGCARPYMAELGLVGDGPNSYQIWLGGTPNQTQLARSFMDKVKVQDLENVFEPLFYYWKQKRQPKESFGDFTARIGFEKLKELVDKWEGVVQTPPARYNLKLFADKETYEVMDELAKLQNKSAHQLAIEVIRNFVASQQNGKSE; translated from the exons ATGACGACATCGTTTGGGAGTGCAACGAGTACCGTGATACCCAACGATCCCAAGATTAGAATGCAAAGCTTTACGGGGTTGAAATCTTTGCATTCTATAGCTTTGGCGAGGAATCATCGCGTGTTTCCACTTCCCTTCTCCACTCCTTCTGTTATTAGAGCTGTCTCTACG CCAGTGAAACCCGAAACCAGTACAACAGAGCCAAAGCGAAGTAAAGTTGAAATATTCAAAGAACAAAGCAATTTCATTAGATACCCTCTTAATGAGGAGATATTGACTGATACACCCAATATAAACGAGGCTGCAACACAATTAATTAAGTTCCATGGGAGCTATCAACAGTATAACCGAGATGAGCGTGGTACAAGGTCTTATTCGTTCATGCTTCGAACCAAAAACCCCGGTGGAAAAGTCCCAAACCAGCTCTACTTGACAATGGATGATCTTGCTGATCAGTTTGGTGTCGGAACACTTAGATTGACCACAAGGCAAACGTTTCAGCTCCATGGAGTTTTGAAGAAGAACCTCAAGACGGTAATGAGCACGATTATTAAGAACATGGGTTCAACTCTCGGTGCCTGCGGGGATCTCAATAGAAATGTGCTTGCTCCTGCTGCTCCCCTGAAGACAAAAGAGTACCTGTTTGCCCAGGAAACTGCTGATAACATAGCTGCTCTGTTAACCCCGCAGTCAGGTTTTTACTATGATGTGTGGGTGGACGGGGAGAGGTTCATGACATCAGAGCCTCCGGAAGTAGTGAAGGCAAGGAATGATAATTCTCATAAAACGAATTTTCCGGATTCACCTGAGCCAATATATGGGACTCAGTTCTTGCCGAGGAAGTTTAAAATTGCTGTCACTGTGCCAACTGATAACTCGGTGGATATCCTCACAAATGATATTGGTGTTGTGGTAGTTTCTGATGATAACGGGGAGCCTCAGGGATTGAACATCTAT GTTGGTGGTGGTATGGGAAGAACTCATAGAATGGAGGCCACTTTTCCTCGGCTGGGAGAACCGTTAGGTTATGTTCCAAAAGAGGACATTTTGTATGCTATTAAAGCCATTGTTGCTACTCAACGAGATCATGGCAGAAGGGATGACCGTAGATATAGTAGAATGAAATATTTGATCAGCTCTTGGGGAATTGAAAAGTTTAAAACTGTTGTTGAGCAATATTATGGAAAGAAATTTGAGCCTTTCCATGAGTTGCCTGAATGGGAGTTTAAGAGTTACTTGGGATGGCATGAGCAG GGAGATGGTGCTTTGTTTTGCGGGCTTCATGTAGATAATGGTCGTGTTGGAGGGAAAATGAAAAAGACACTGAGGGAAGTAATAGAGAAGTATAACTTAAATATGCGAATTACCCCAAACCAAAACATTATTTTGTGCGACATTCGTAGTGCGTGGAGGCGTCCCATTACCACAGTTCTTGCTCAAGCTGGCCTGCTG CATCCTAAATATGTAGACCCCCTGAACTTAACAGCTATGGCATGTCCAGCTTTCCCACTTTGCCCATTGGCAATAACAGAAGCTGAGCGAGGCATACCTGACATCCTCAAGCGTGTCAGATCCGTCTTTGAGAAG GTCGGTCTGAAGTACAATGATTCTGTGGTGATCAGAATAACTGGCTGCCCTAATGGTTGTGCTAGACCGTACATGGCTGAGCTTGGACTGGTTGGTGATGGTCCCAACAGCTATCAG ATTTGGCTTGGCGGAACACCAAATCAAACCCAATTAGCAAGAAGTTTTATGGACAAAGTCAAAGTTCAGGATCTTGAAAATGTTTTTGAACCTTTGTTCTACTACTGGAAACAAAAAAGACAACCAAAAGAATCATTTGGTGACTTCACAGCCCGCATT GGATTTGAAAAACTTAAAGAGCTGGTGGACAAGTGGGAAGGTGTAGTGCAAACGCCACCAGCAAGGTATAACCTAAAGCTTTTTGCCGATAAAGAGACATATGAAGTCATGGATGAGCTTGCAAAGCTGCAAAACAAGAGTGCTCATCAGCTGGCAATTGAAGTCATTCGCAATTTTGTTGCTTCCCAGCAAAATGGTAAAAGTGAATGA